In Monodelphis domestica isolate mMonDom1 chromosome 1, mMonDom1.pri, whole genome shotgun sequence, the sequence ATATTTAATTTGGAGAATAGAAGACTTAGTTGAGACataattgtcttcaaatattttattcattcatttataaaaatcacCTGCCTTATAATTGATCTGaagtattatttctaaggcagaagagtggtaaaggctaggcagttgagattaagtgatttgccctggatcagaaagtatctgaggtcagttttgaacccaggaccttcattctccagggttagggttagttctctatccactgagctaccttgctgcccctcgCAAGACCTCTTAATGCTAAGGCTTCTGCTCTATTGATTAttacctattatatatatatatatatatatatatatatatatattgtctgtccatagttatttgcatgttgcctccctcattggactgtaagcttcttgaaggcaggggctttgttttgcctttctttgtcctTCCAGAACTTTAGGgctggcacatagttggcacttaataaatgcctattaacAGATTAACTTCATGAGTGGAAGAGTCACAATTGAAATAGGACTAGGTCCCAGGATAGGAAAAGAAAGACTGCATAATGTGCTAGGAACTGAGGGAAAGAGCAATTTTCAACCATTATCAGTTTTGCCTAGAACCCAGGAAAAGACCACATCCCCCCTGGATCTTGCCCCCCAAATGGAATTTGCAATTAGAAATCTTGGATTGAAATGCTTGATCTCTCTGTGATCTTGACCACATTCCTaaatttgtgcctcagtttcctcattaatcaAATACGGAGTTTGTTCTGTTGGACTAGAGAGCCTCCAAAGACCCTTCCAGCCTTAAAATTCTGGGCTTCTgatctttatttctccttttttccacaGTTTACTCCCAGATGTTAATCAGCTTTTATTATGGAGGCAAATTTGTGGGCCACAGCACCACCAGTTACCCCGAAGGCTGCCGAATTTCCCTGAGTCTACCTCCTCAGCACCTTGAAAAGATGTATGACCCCGAAGGCTTGGAGAACATTCGGTTCCCATCTGCAGATCTGATCCAAAATGACCGTCAGAAACAGGTCACCAAGAAACTATTCGGCCACCTGGAGCGAGGAGTCCTGTTACACAGCAATAAAAATGGCATCTTCATTAAGAGGTTGTGCCAAGGGAGAGTCTTTTGCAGTGGGAACTCCATGATGTTTAAGGATAGACCCAATAAATTGGAGCGGGATGAAGTTGTCAAGATTTTTGACACAAACCAGTTTTTCAGAGGTGCGTGTGTATTAGGCGGAGTCTGGTTTCTTGAATGTGAAATAATCTAACCATCTGGGTCTGGGGATAGAGCCATTACCTGTGGGTTCTTGGAAATAAGGACAGTTGGGCTGGCTGGTTCTAACCCACATTCCCACAGGTCCCCCATGAGGTAGGTAGTGCAAATATGAttgagtcagtcaacaaacatttagtaaagcacctactatgtgctggtcactatgctaagtgctttcaTCAGCGCTAAATGGATTTCAAAGAAGGAGACATGACTAATCCATGGTCATGTAATAAGTAAGCCAAACAATAGAGGTTTCCTGGCTCCTCATTCAGTGATTTTTCTACTGTACTGCACTGCCTTTTGGCACAACAACTCACAGTTGTTGAGCCACACagttctttcacattttttccctttttggatTTTCATGAGAATATGGTGAGAAGGACAGGGCAGGTATTTTTTGTTCCCATTCTATAGAAGAGGGAGAAACAGGAGAAAGGAGAGTGACTTATCTAAGATCATACTTAGAACATGGGGCAGAGATGGCTCTTGACCATAGGTCTTCCCACTCCTAGTTCAGCATCTGTTCTACTCCATGATGCCTTTCTCCTCTTTGATGACATTCATCATGGCCCTTTATCTATGAGCCCTTCTTGTTGAATTTGAAAGTTGAGCATTCACATTGTGTATCCAAGATTCAATCCAAGTAAATATTTTTAGCtactacttattattattattatatttgtttatttttattatatataaattatttaattatatattatttattttattatatcaatgaatatattataaatttgtgttattatttattgcaaagaaattatattgctatatataataagataatatattcatattattattactatttatcaCCTCCTCTGTACTCATTTGACATTATGCTGAGTACTATGAGGAATGTCAAGAGTATaagattttaaataagaaaatggttcttgggggcagctgggtagctcagtggattgagagctgggtctagagattagaggtcctgggttcaaatgtgaccttggacacttcccagttgtgtgacactggatggacaagtcacttaacccccattgcctagcccttactactcctctgccttggaaccaataaatacatagtattgcttgactccaagatggaaggtaagggttaaaaaaaaaaagaaaatggttctTGCTCTCATGGAGCTTTCAGTCTTTTGGGGGGAAGATTAGAGCTTATCTATATCTAGATTTGTACATTTGAAACATAAATACTTATACAACAAGAGAGTACATAATAATTATTGTGGGAGAGAAATGGATGATTATAGCTGATGTGGGGATTAGGAGAAGATGGGGcagtagaaagaatattagacTTGGAATTTGGTGTCCAGAGCTTACCTCTTGGCTCCTAAccatactagctgtgtaaccctgagcaaggcCATaagcactttctttttcttggacttagttcctcatttgtaatatatttttcccCAGATCTGGGATTTCTTAAGTGTCATCTCCCTTTTGTGagcatgttcttttcctttcctttcctttctttttttccctcttgttttttcttttctcctctcttcttttccttacttGATAAttactcttaagacagaagggcaagagctagacaaatgaggttaaatgacttgctcaggatcacccagctaggaagtgattgaggccagattttaatcctcctgactccaggcctggcattctatccattgtgccacctggctgaCCACTTGAGAACATTTTTCTCCACTGGTGCCACTCTTGTGTAACTTATGGCATGAAAGAAGACTCTGGATAAATAACTTTCCTGGGCAAATGTGTCAAAGGTGgccttgaatttcttttgttttgacttCAAAGCTGTTCTCTCTAACCACTATGCTCTCAGTCTGTATGTAATATGGTGCTTTTCCATTACTTAACTTGTTCATGGGGAAGGTGCTTTGTAAGCCATAAAAGAccatagaaatgtgaattatttttaggaagtcaGTATACATAGTTCAGAAAGGCTTTTATggaagaggtgggatttgagctgagcaGCAAAGGATGGGTAGAATTTAAATGGGCAAagtagaggaggaagggaattctCAGTAACCTGGAGTGGGAAAGCACAAGGCTTGTTTGGGAACTTGACTACAGCAGGtcaaaaaaattttcttaaacacctcctatctgccaggcacagcattttctttctttctcttctttctttcttctttcttcccttctttctttctttctttctttctttctttctttctttctttctttctttctttctttctttctttctttctttctttctttctttctttctttctttctttctttctttctttctttctttctttctttctttctttctttctttcttcctttcttcctttcttcctttctttcttcctttttttctttcttccttccttccttccttccttccttccttccttccttccttcctccttccttccttccttccttccttccttccttccttccttccttccttccttccttccttccttccttccttccttccttccttccttccttccttccttccttcccttccttcctttcttccttcctttctttctttctttctttctttctttctttctttctttctttctttctttctttctttctttctttctttctttctttctttctttctttctttctttctttctttctttctttctttctttctttctttctttctttctttctttctttctttctttctttctttctttctttcccaaaagGTTTCCCTCTGACTTGAAACTTTCAAGGTCATTGCACAGTCCTTTTCTTCTCAATTAGATCCATAAGTAGCAATTCTAGTCCCTGGGAAAATTTAATTTGTGGGAGTAAAGGAGAAACATAGATCCCAGGATACTCCCTGGTGATCCAATGCTGCCTTCACTACTGTTCCCAGAGTTAATCCTGGGTGCCCTGCCTGTTATGGATTCTCAAGATAGGCCAAATGCTGCCTGGCCAGGTACCATTGTGCCAGGGTGGCAGTTAAGGGGCAGAAGGAAGACCAGGTGAATGGTGTGCCATTAACAAGACTCTTGGGGAAAATGGTGGTCTGGGGCTGATGAGAATGAGGATAAACTTCCTTCTGTGGCTGTGGAAGTCCTCTGTACCTCATGATCATTTGTTGGCTCATTCCCACAGCTTCTATGGGGAAAAAGGAGTCTCTCTCCCCTTCAAATATTAGCGCCCTAGGGCTAAAAGCCTCAGACACCCTATATTAGTTATGACCCTATGATCAACCTTCTTGGAACTTGAAAAGGAGAACCCATTTTGTGACCCATTACTAGGAACAACGACAACTTAATTTCATACTTGCTGATCTCGAGGATGCCAGTGATATGACTGCTTTTAATTTCTGAAGAATCTGAATTTCATCAGATTTTGGATCAATTGCATTATTGACTTCAGGGGTGGGGCAGAATTCATGGGGTACTCACTGTACTTGTCTTTGTTTTGAAATGTTCTTTTTATGCATTTTTGACAGAACTGCAACAGTTTTACAATAACCAAAGTCAACTTCCTGAAAGCAGAGTGATCCTATGCTTTGGTGAAGAGTTCCCAGACATGGCACCATTGCGCTCCAAACTCATCCTTGTCCAGGTGAGGAGGGGGCCATACTTATCTACGCATGCTGTCTGCCCATATAAAACATGATAAATCAAGGCTGAGTTCTCAGGTGGGATGGAGCCAAGTCTGAGGGTCTCCGCAGTCAGCTAGGTGAATAGGAGAGCTCTGCTTGGGGACCATAGTGGGGCTCACCAAGTTGATAATGCTTCCATTCTCCTTATTCTATGATAATTTCCAGCTCATCCCATTGTCGTTCTTTGCACATTCCCTTTATACCATGGGACCAAAGAATTCAGAGACAGAAAAGGATTTAGAGGTTACCTTGTTTTAAAACTGGGTAAGACATGATCTCAGGCTCAGTTTGTCCATCTATCATGTGCATATATTAAAAGAATCTCTCAtttgacatcatcatcatcatcatcatcttcttcttctttttcaacAACTTCATTCtaatatagaataaatagaagATAAGTGAGCGTCCTCAAGGCCtttctttcagagttcaaatcttatcttgtATACTTAATTGTGtaactgtttacctcagtttccttatctgtcaataagctggagaaggaaatggcaaactgctccagtatctttgccaagaaaaccctaaatggggtcataaagagtcagacatgattgaaatgacagAGCTAAGGAAGTACCTCCCTGTCCAAATATCTGAGAAGAtcaaagaggcagattttggtCAAATGtgagaaaacttcctaacaattagccCTGTCCAAGAGCAGAATAGATTGCCTTGAGGAGGAATGGGTTCTCCATCACTAACTATCTTCAGATGAAGTGATAACTCATCATGGAggccatttagggttttctcttTGGATAGCAGATTGGACTCTATAATCTCTGCTCTTCCTCTAAATTCTGAGGTGCTCTGATgttttgcttggccccagagggcagaagtaGGTTCAGCTAATAAAAACCACCAGCAGGTATTTTTGACTCCATGTTAAGAACTTCTTAAAGATTGGAGCTACCCAGTAGCTGCCTTGTGCCATACTGAGCACTCTGATTTTGAAGGGGTTCAAGATGAAGCTGGATGACCATTCCCCAGGGATTCTATAGAGGCGAGTTATGTATCTGGTGAGGGTTATGCCAGGTGGCCTCTAATAGTAATAGACTACATCTCTATAACACATTAATAATGACAAAGAATTAATGAAAGTATTTTTTATCCATGCCTTTGCACAATTTCCCCATGATTGGAATGCTCTCACTCTTTATCGCTGTCTCCTTATTTTCTtggattccttcaagactcagctcaaatcatGCCTTCTGCATGAGGCACTCTCTTCACTCCCCCCTGCCTcatgtcttccctctgagattattttctatttacccctgatcatcttctgtcttagtattaattctgagacagaagagcggcagggactaggcaaagggggttaagtgtctgaggccagatttgaacctggaacctctCATCTTCAGCCCTAGTTCtaaatcccctgagccacttagctggccAAAGTCTTACAATTTAACGTCTGTGTTCCTCCCATAATCATACTTGGTTTCTCTCATATTAGAATTCTTTGAAGAACATGTGTTCCAAccaaatgacacatgtaaagcactttgcaaatgttctaaattctgacttatttttgatttaacttcTCATTCCTTGCTTAACTCCAGGTGGAGCAGATTTATATACAACAATTCAGAGATGAAGCTAGAAAAAACTGCCAGAACAACCTAATGATCCAGCCTCCAGAGGAACCCCATCCCGATCAGGTCTTCCGATTCCCAGATATCTGTGGACCCCATCAAAGGTCCTTTTTTAGAGAAAATCAGCAGATCACTGTCTAGAGAAACTTTGTACCTCCCCCTCACCCCATTTCCCACCATTGTAGTGCTGTTCTGGTAATTTTTCAGGTGGATCCTGCTAGGGAACCATTGTGATCTTTATTAAGTAAGTCCTGAAAAAGATGAAGTTTGAAAGAGAAATGGGGTCATTCATTGATGTATTTTGGTAACTGGGACAAGACTGTCCAgatttgtaaatattataaagaaaatctaTAATTTTCTGTATTTAGTTTGATTATCTTTTGcactgatttatttttccttctgcaTCCCCAGATTATGATATTTCCAGAGTCTAGGCATTGGCATACAGCTATTCAGTGTTATAGTCTAGAGTTCAGAGACTAGAGCAAAGCACTAGGTCAGGAagaatctgagttaaaatcctgcctcagaaacttataaACTATGTGAACTTGGGTGATGACTTGAccttcctcagcctcagtttcctgctctgtGAAAAAAATGGGGCTAgtatagtacctacctcacaaggttgtcatgaggatcacaGGAGATAACATGTTGAGTGGTTTGCaagctatgtaaatgctaatgTAAAACCCTGGTTCTCGTTAACAGCCTAGGAGGACACTTTGGTGGATAAGTCAGTCACCAGTAGCTAAGCCAGAACTTCATTCCTTCAATTCAGTTTCATTCAAGAAATCAAtattcatgggggcagctgggtagctcagtagattgagagccaggcctagagattagaggtcctgggttcaaatgtggcctcagatatttcccagctgtgtgaccctgggcaagtcacttgacccccattgcctagcccttaccactcttctgccttggaaccaattcacagtattgactccaagacagaaggtaagggttttttaaaaaaaagaaagaaatcaacatTCATGAAGTACCTCTTATGGGAAAGGCACCATGCTAGGCTTTGGGAATACCAAAAATAGTCCAACGAACAAGCCAAAATGGGCTCCTCCttgaaggagtttatattcttcattagaTAAAATTGTAGACTTGTGGCTACCCATTCTTATTTCTGGGTTGAagtgcctttttatttttgaaacatttttaaaaatagagattttggATGTTTTAGACACTAGCCCTGCTGTGACAAAAGATTGTTGGGGTTGCAGTAGAGTAGAAAATAGGTCTGACCAGGAGTTGGATGACCTGGATTCTGGTATCAGCTCCTAGCTTTGCCCCTAACTAGGACATGACCTAGTGACaagttggtggctcagtggatggatgGTGCTctgagtctagagtcagaaagaccagagttcaaatctagacccaGACACTTATTGgttgatcctgagcaagtcacttagtgctgtgtgcctcagtttccttatctgtaaaatgagctggagaaggaaatggcaaattactccagtatctttaccaagaaaaccccaaatggagtcatgaagtcaaacacaactgagcTGAAgttgtgtgaccttcagcaagttacttcctttcatttccttgtCTTTAAGATGAAAATTCTGGGGAATcagaaaatatttgaaggacCCTTTTAACTCtcctattctgtgttctaaggatcccatccagctctaaaagtctctgttctaaagttctttctaattctgttgttcatagatttagagtttaaagggatattagaaatcatctattccaatcttctccgttttacagatgaagagtcTGAGGGCCAGGGAGGCTAAAAAACTTACCAGAAGTCATGTAGGTAAATATGATAAAGTCAGGATTGAAGACCTTGTCCTCTGTTTCCAAATCCCATACTCCCCCTCATTATCCcacattgcttttctttgttctgaAGCCAAACATTCTATACTCCAAGATCCCAACATTCTACTCTCCCCGATCCCTCCCAACTCTTGCTGTTCTGAGATTCTATATGTCAGTTGTAAGAGCACATCAACTGGGTCTTCCCAGCTGGTCAGCAGTACTCACCAGTCAGTGGTGTTTCTTGTCCATTTCCCCATAGCCTCTGGCAATAAGTATACAGTGGGGCCAAGTGGTACCTCTCTCAGGTCCTCCTGCTACACGGTGTCATACAAGATGCTTGGCTCACTCAATCTTGTCCCAAGCCTATAAAAGACTCACTTTATAATAAATttatcccaaatatatatatatatatgtatatataagcaatttataacaaatcatagcAAATGGTGGCCTAGTTAATCCCATCTTAATGAATCCAATTTGGAAGTTAACATCCcagttctcaaggagtttatagtctaattggaggaaaataatataaatattttatattatatataatatatcaaattatatataatatattaaaattatatacaatatattaaattatatgttaAATTTCTATATAACATATTAAACCTATATAGAATATAacattaaaattatacatatgtaCCTGAGTCAGAAAATCTTGGTCCCATTTCTTACTTGTGTTATTTTAagcaaatcatttcccctctctttcatttctaagGGTCCTTTTAGTTAGTAACTTTATGTGAATTCTGACTACTTCTCTACCCCCATTTCTTAGGTTCTGAGTGAAGGCGTAGGtgcacattttttctttctccaacatTCTTAGCCTGACTTTTTCATCACTTGTCTGCTTTGGAGAACTAGGCAGAGGCTCCTGGGATACATAATTGCTTATGCATTTGTATGTGTGTTCATAATAGCCATACATACGCCCACTTATATTGGAAGGATTATTTACATATCATAGTTAAATTGAAGCTATTATTGGGTAGTCCAGGTGAGCATTGTGGGAAAGCTctgatttaaaatttgaataaccaaagagaaataattcatttttttttctattgtaaatTTTATGGAGATGATGAGAAGTATGTAGctcaagaagaaagagggaggcatttatttctgtatgtatatgtatataaaggaaTATACTAGTAGCAAAGGCTTTATAACTcttgaaaatgagattttatcaTTAGGAAAATCAAACCTATTTTTAGTTTGACGTAAAGTAATAGTCTTAATCTGTGTTCTTTTCAGCTAAAAGAAGAATGtgctaaatga encodes:
- the IRF8 gene encoding interferon regulatory factor 8, which encodes MCDRNSGRRLRQWLIEQIDSNMYPGLIWENEEKSMFRIPWKHAGKQDYNQEVDASIFKAWAVFKGKFKEGDKAEPATWKTRLRCALNKSPDFEEVTDRSQLDISEPYKVYRIVPEEEQKCKMGMANSSAMNEVTDMNCSRSEIDDLMKEPSVDEYLGIIKRSPSPQEACRSQPIPDWWIQQSSTAIPLMSGYPTFESHHSVYSQMLISFYYGGKFVGHSTTSYPEGCRISLSLPPQHLEKMYDPEGLENIRFPSADLIQNDRQKQVTKKLFGHLERGVLLHSNKNGIFIKRLCQGRVFCSGNSMMFKDRPNKLERDEVVKIFDTNQFFRELQQFYNNQSQLPESRVILCFGEEFPDMAPLRSKLILVQVEQIYIQQFRDEARKNCQNNLMIQPPEEPHPDQVFRFPDICGPHQRSFFRENQQITV